Within the Hermetia illucens chromosome 6, iHerIll2.2.curated.20191125, whole genome shotgun sequence genome, the region agcgccgaacttccggtttcccgactagttTAGATAAAGATTGAGCCACAAATTATTGTTTTATAGTAAACCTAAACCGGCGTCAATACCATGGGCCAAATATACGTGAGGTGTGCTTAACGGCGAAAATACAGAAGAAAATATAGACTTTCTTGgtgttatttctaaaaagaacaACCGACGAAGAATTTTAATACGACAACTCGCAGTAGAATTTGCGATGCTGACGATTGAAAATCAAGCTTCAGATCAACAGATTATGCGAAATCAACCAATGAAATTGGCGATCGACAGTTAAGAGGACAAGCGAATTATAGAAGAGGTTACTGTCATCAATGCTGCTGTGAGACAACACTGGTAGAAGGGTTGCAGTACGATCGTACCTAATTTGCAGCAAGCAACATATTCGCAAACGAAGAAAGACAAAGAATTATTGCGATAAGTGTAGTTTACGATGAACATCCGGCAAAAATAACCAAATATTTAGAATGcaatcaataaattcaaattatgcTGAATAAATCTATTTACTACAATGCAATAatctcataatttttttttgtattaatgCGTTAACGtcgaaaattcaatattttttccataaGAATGGTATTATGAAATAtagttattattataatcatcGTACTTACATATACACTTTTAAAcaattaaaaatgaatataattcagcataatttatttatctaatacCTATTTACACTTTTTTGTCTACAAACATCTTTGCTTTATGATATAATACATGAATAACATGAATTTTGTATAGGAGTACCCGGGTACGTGGATTATAcgtgcatttttttcaaattcaacattttcttagtggaaaataaaattatttaatgcATAATGCGATAGAAAATTGACCCAATCGTGAAGATTCGAGAGGGTTTTAGCTAATTTTTCCAAGAACGAAAGTAGTTTAACAAATAGTACGTCGATGGGGGTGGTAACACAAGGGTTAATCTGAAATTAGAGGATAAAAATACctacaaaatgaaaaaaatttacgaaaagcgaagaaatcttttgaaaaatttcaaacacCGTTATCTGCTTTTTCTACAGAATTTTGGGAAGAAAGAGCTACAATATGGTATGAAGACTTGAGGTTTAGAATGctattataattatataataattattataatgCCAAAAAGTGGGAAAATCTTTGGACGTCAATTGTTTAGCATTATAAGTATAAGCAAACTAAAAGTGGACGTAGCATCCTTGTCAgactctggatacctggtcactgGTAACTGTAGGTGTTGATGGCGTGAAAACAAAAGTCAAATCTAGGACTAAAACAACTAAAAATTGCAGAAGTCTCTGGTCAAAATCAGCCAATTTATTAATCTCGTCTAATGCTGTCCCCATAAATTTGGCCTTGTCTTTCTTAATGTACaatcttgaaattttttttacgaGAGGTCCATTCCTACACATGACATCATTATTATCAGCACAGGAGCCTATTATCATTCAGATTTTTCACACCCGACTTAAAGTTCTCAATACTATGCAAATGAAAATTCTTCTACTCCATTTTGGGATGGGTAGCttcacttgtttattttttcgtGAGATATAGCCCGTTAGAAACTTTTTCATGACTTTTGGGTGTCAACACCAGTTTCTAACGCCTCCAAAATTCGGGAAAAGTTCCTTGCAGCTCAGTGATCATGTTCGGGGAATTTATTAATCAGACTGTTCATCTTATTGCAGATTAAGCACAGCTTTCATCTGGGGTAGTTCACTGATAATATAGCCCCTTGAACTAGATTGATGCAACCCCCACATCGGACTTGATCATGATTGGTCCAACCCAAAATCTGTGTCTCCATTGCCTCGAGACagcgttcattgtttttgataGTTGGTCAGTACTCATATAGGGCAACAGAGTGGACGAAATTGCGGTgagttttggatttgagacattcctctatgcgtcgatcacaaagaacggcACTtgttgaacgccacttcatccaacctGCGctgatacgtgaagcaatttcataacgcactacgagttatatacatatataaacgaAACCATCATGAatccaaatattcttaaataaatCCACAAACCCTTTTATACCTCAAGCGCCTTGTTTTAATTCTCTGGGTCCATCAGGAAGTTTGTATTCTGATTAATAAGACCGTGGCCTATTATAATTTCCTTTAACACATTTACACATGCGCTTTTTcattactttatttttcacttttttcgctTGGATCTGTCGATTCTAATATATTGGTCGCCAGAAAAGAAAAGAGAACGCTCTGCCGTACAGCCCCAACGTTGGCGCTCACCCATGCAAATAAATGAGTTCTTTACTGGTTTGCCAGAGAACAATTAAGAAACAATGATGATTTGCATGTCGCGACACCAGGGAATGCTAGAAGACATCCTGTCTCATATCTTCGTTCCGGTTCAAACATGATTTTCCTGGTATGCGTTGTGAACATAGTTTGCGATGCCGGTATGTTCAACCGAGAATAGCTTTCAATGGGCAGTGccgcttgctgctcttgttgcTTTACTTTTCAACTTTATGGCTTGAAGAACGCCAAGGATACGCTCGAATTTCTCCAATAGACTTACCCTACACGGCAATTATCGTTTGTGGCAATGGTTGACCTTACACGATCAGTCTGAATGAAAAAATTATGACTAAATGAACATCTAGGGTATGGCAGTGACtgatgaatattttaatttttaaataaaatctgtccATGCTGTGCAGTTGTCATTGTGTTTTTAATCGAAACATAATTGCCAATTGGTTCGGATCTTTAAATTCGTGCAACCAAAATGGTTTTTTGTCGCCTTGTTTAGACCAAACACGACACTCAGTGAGTTTTCGATAGGGTGACTTATGGCAGACGATGAAATAATGATAGTGTACGGTAGGCTTCACTCTTCAACTATTCAAGTTCATTGGTAGACCTTGCACGATCAACATTTCATCAGCCTGATTTAAAATGCGAGAAATTCAGAAGTCATGTTTCGATTAATACATAACATAATGGGAACTGCACTACACTCAACTTATCATTAGTCCAACCACactgacagattttatttaaaaatttaaattttcatcagtCCATCAGTCATTGCCATAAAAATACATTAGAAGATCAGTTTCAAATAACTTTGTCATTGAAACTGACgccagactgatgaaatactgatcgtgtaaAGTCGGCCATTGAATTCATATTTGGTGAATAAGCTCGTTATTTTTGGGTTGCGATCAACTCTGACAAATTCGCATTGGATAATTCTTGCGCTTAACCCTCCTTGCATTCTAAAGTGACCCGGCAATGCTGCATAGTTTATCTTTAAGATACATACAGATTCTCTTTCGATATaaagaaaattatctttttcttgcttgctttttttaaaaaaaacagtgaaattttttttgacgcagcctttttccttttaatttcaGAGCCGATAAAAACCAGGATCACCTCTTAACAATTCAAGAGTTAGGTCACTTCATACACAAGAAAATAATGGAACACATAAATCGTGCCATTGAGGAAAACCCTATTCAATTTTCTTATATCGACAAATCTCCACGTGATGGACTAATCAGTTGGGAGGAGTATCACTCGTACTTCCTTCGAGAGCACGGAATGAACGAAAACTACATTCTCGAACACAATGAAAGCAAACATGTGAACCTAAATCGCAAAGCAAAGGAAGAAATTATGCGTGACAAGGCACTTTGGTCAGAAGCTGCGAGGACAGATCCCTTTAGCTTAACATTGGATGAATTTTTGGCATTTCGTCATCCCGAGTCCAGTGCAGTGAATCTGCTTAGTTTGGTTGATGATCTATTAAGACAGTTTGACATGGATGGTGATGACCAACTGACGATAGACGAATTTTCTGACTTAACAGTTGACGATGAGGATGAACGTTATAAGAAATCAATTATATCAAAAACGGTCGAGGAAAGACGCACTGAATTTCTTAAACTAATTGACAAGAATAAAGATGGCAAGGCGGATCGAGGAGAGTTATTGACTTATGTAGATCCGAAAAACCCACGCTACGCTCTCCAAGAAGCTGCAACACTTTTTGCTTTGGGCGATACCAACAAAGATCGAAAACTGAGTTTTGATGAGGTTTGTTTGTTTGAGTATTTAATTTAATCATATTCcgctaattttttttctttttctaacatttcAGATGATGCAAAATGCTAACATTTTCATGGCATCAAAGATGATCGACACAGCAACAAGCTTCCATGACGAGTTTTAATGGAGCTGTTTTCTAAAATTAAGCAATATAAGACTAGATTTTATGATCAATAATGGAAGACATTTTGaatgtttttttaataatgCTCTTACTATTTAAGACGATTCTTGTGATCTTCAAATTTATAACTACTAGAATAGACTCTGGATATTATGGAAATATGAAATATTTCATCACAAATTTTTGTTGGATAGATCTTCGACTGAATTATACAAACACTTACTGTAAGTTGAGTCTCCGTCCTCATAGATGTTAGCCTTTTGCCAATAGTGAATTAGTTGTGTTTATACATAGTATTATTTAAATTGTTCTTATAGTATTTTTATGTGTACTTTTATTTGGACAAAATGTAATCCTTTCGAAGCGCAAATGGCAGCCAAATACATTTCTAAAATAGACATATTTATATGGCATCTTTTCTGAATTGAGGTatcatttgttgtttgttgctggaattaggtttttttttctcttatctCCATAAAAAGAGGGAGAGATGTAATTATTTACAGATATATTTTCCACATctcaagaattgaaaaaatgaatTTCCATATTGTCTCCGATAGCAGCTCCCCTTAACGGCTCTTTTAAATGAACTTTATCTAGAAAATTAATCTGATATTGAGATCATATCGAATAATATAAATAGAGGCAAACCTCGCTTAATTTGATGTAATCAGTCGGCACACTTTCACAACAAAAGTGTTGATTTAGCCATGACTTGCGATAATCTAATCAAATCAATTATGCATGCATAAAATCACCTTTTAGGTTCTAGAATTTATGGAATTAACATGATTTATGATTCTACATTGGCACATTGCGGGGGGCTAGGTGCAGCCATAAATCGGTTAGAGAATCTAATCCTTTGTGAAACAATGAATAATTGGATCGCACGTAGAATTGATACTCTTATCAGTATCGAAAAAATATGAATGTGGTATAATGAgaagaaaatattcaataaacaGAGATTTGTGGTAGTTTTCACTGTTACCTTGTTTATgcataaatttaaattattgtcTGGCATATATATAAAATGATGCTAAATAGTCAAATCAGCAAAATCGAAACTGTAGCAGCTGTAAGTCTACGCCCATCAGGGCATTTGGAGTGAACCTGGACATTGGGGGATCTGGTGGCCAACTTGAGCTGCCTCTTGTTATTGCCAACCTTATAGGTAGAGCAAATTGAAGAACTTATTTTTGAAAACAACATCGTTAACATCGACACACGCTTGCTTGTCATTTTACTAGCCAAATTTTTACATATTATAGAAAGATGCACGTACTTAAGACGGTCGGTGCATCGGCACTTGAGCCAGGATGTTCTATAAAATCCGGACAAGAACTGAGATCGTTTTTAATACAGTTTGGATGAGAAACGTAAAATGTTATTGAAAAAGGCGGTTCGGTCGTGTGAGCAGCCCGAATGCAACGAAGGAAATATCAGTGGATATGCCCTTGCTTGGTACGGCCTTTCAGGACCCAACTTTATGAAAGGTGATCTAtggaaaaacagaagaatgtcATGCTTTCTTCAATAACaacacatttatttttttttcgcaaatattGTCTATCCTATAGCTGCGGTTTTTGCGTCATCCATCTATAATCATATCATACTTGCAGCAGGCCTATCTTGCAGAAAGTGTGTTTATCTGAATTTGCAGTCTCCTCCACATAGAGGCTAGTTGTTAATGTGAGTTCAACAGGCGACGGCtactgtaataataataatagtgaaGTCACAATGCACCCTAGAAGAACaattgtgcccctttactggttataatatACCTATTAGCTATAGTATGTGGATCAAGCCGATAACCGCCAGCAACTTTATTGGGTTGCCTACTTCCAACTGTTTCATCCTGGCATTTGATATTAACTATTTTCTCAAATGTTTCAACCTACTTTGAACAAGTTCCGGATATTGTCTCAGAACATGTGTGCAAGTTTCGTAACTCATCGCACAGAATTTGGAGACAGCGTGCGTAAATATCCGTAGCCTCccgaggtgatagtttagtttgCAGCGACCAGTGAATATTTCTATGATCTCGAGactcttcttggtgagatttaaacaaCCTTTCGACACCTTAGGTTCGTGTCCCCGCATGAGCAGCTTCGACTAttccatttcattcattcatttgacTTCACAGAAGGGCTCTAGTCCGTGAAACGGAGCCCAAGCTTCTTTTCTAGCCAGTCCGTCCGTTGGCTTattggcctggaacccagagtattcagaccttattGAGAGAGCCGAGTATGTTCAGTacttcaaggcattcccataccagtttagatttCACCGGGTTGAATCCAAATATCTCAAAAGCCACTTGCCTCTCGgtaagaatagcaatgttctgcctcctatAATTCCTTTCGAGGTCGAAGGAGGTACCTATCTACGGCGTATATTTCCCCTAAGTAAACAGTTGGTGTTTTAAGACGTCAGTCACTACTACGCCCGGATAGTTTACCCTGTTGATCCAATGTATTTCaagcttcttatcgaaatgaaacctcgttgtcctaATATCACTTGGTATCAGCAATTCAGGATACcgcttagaaagaatatcaatcttgctTCACTTTAGGTAGCTCCCCGCCACATTCTAAAGAtcctgcctgcatctgtatgtgcagatggaaaaAAGTCAATCCAAGAAGAATTTCTGGGGATGCCAGTGcctcatatataaatatattatgtatatgtatatttaaggATAACATAAACAAGGCTCAAATCTTTCGAATGGTGGACGTTACT harbors:
- the LOC119658878 gene encoding 45 kDa calcium-binding protein, whose amino-acid sequence is MLTKKLMLRSFAMPRWSTLVPIVSYLVFISVILNVTFPLKKQIATPPAARDSNKSEPANEPKAILSGNSIDVHNVLQAAFKIADKNQDHLLTIQELGHFIHKKIMEHINRAIEENPIQFSYIDKSPRDGLISWEEYHSYFLREHGMNENYILEHNESKHVNLNRKAKEEIMRDKALWSEAARTDPFSLTLDEFLAFRHPESSAVNLLSLVDDLLRQFDMDGDDQLTIDEFSDLTVDDEDERYKKSIISKTVEERRTEFLKLIDKNKDGKADRGELLTYVDPKNPRYALQEAATLFALGDTNKDRKLSFDEMMQNANIFMASKMIDTATSFHDEF